TCGCCGATCTCCTCTCCGGccgagtttaataactatgttAGTACCTAATTGCCAACTAGGACCGTTTGGTGGAGAGAGAGGAAAGCTCGTTCCTCGCGGCGTCCTGTGATTAGCCATGCACTGCCTGTTAAATAGACTGCAAGAACACGTGGAGCCTAATGATAGGTGGGCTTAACGTGGAATGACGTGCAGAGTTCCTAACGTAGTACATGATTACCAACAGgtgtgaacaaaaaaaaaaaagtaataaatgaAGTTCCGGGTAAACAGGTGTAGATGAACAAACAGAAGAACAAGATCAAGAAAGCCTCTCACGTTACGACTCCGTCCCCTCTGCTGGCCCAAATTCAGATTCAACCCAACATCTTAGCAAAAGTTTTATTTTCCAGCGGCTCCCGCTCTCATTGTCTCTCAATCGTCTACCCCGTATACGTGCTCGACCAGCTCAGACGGACGGTCTTAAGTCTTAACCGACGACGCCGACGACAATAAcactatataaatataaaacagTGTGAGGGTTGAATTGTGGAATTGAAGGGCTGCGAAGAGAAAGAAAGTGATGAGGAGGCAGTGGTCGGCGGCGGCGGTGGATTTGATAGCTTGTGGAGGCTTTGCGTTCACCATATTCCTACTCAATTTCGTATTGGTTTGCCAATTGCTCCTCCTTCACCCACTTGTTTCGGCATTAGGTATAACCTTTTTGTTGTCTTTTCTATTTATAGCAGGACTACCAACAACTTCCTCGCCATCTCTTTTTAATATTCGATGAATAGAATGAAAGTACCGAAAATCTGTATATGTTGATTAGCAGTACTTTTCTGATTAGTTCATCAACCTTGTCAGTCAAAGATTCGATCTTTCTTAGTGCGTTTCACTGGGTTGCTATGGCGGTTTAATTGTTTATCTGACACTGTTGCTAAATATTGTAGTACTTGGTATCTAGTTACATTTAGCTATGCCTCTTTAAGATGGTACTTTCGGATTATGAGAGAGCTTCCATGCTTGATGAGATATGAAACCTAACTTGTTTTGCCAGTAATGTGTAAAGGACTAAACTGCCACTACTTACTTCTCCAATGTCAGTTCTTCTATTTCTTTGGCTCCTGGTTTTGCTGCACCGTTGCAGTTCAGAATATCATTTGCAGTGCTTTCACTACAGGCAATTGTCAGAAGAAGACCATTAGAGCATAAGCATGGATGTTTTCTGCACACTTTTAAGTTACCTTTCTCTGTTGTAGTCATATAGCGTGCACTACCCTGAAAAATAACGattttgaattggatttttataATGAAGCTTGACTTTTTGCTCTGCTGTTTCCTAAAGATGACTAGTGAGCTAGACCTGTGGTTTCAGCATTACATTTTATGCAGTAACTGCACCAGGAGTGCTATAGATAGCTTATACCCCAAGATTTAATTTTTACTGTCAATGACTTGAGTAAAAAGTGCATTCAGATGCTAAATGGTTCTCTGGAATTCAAGTCATTCCTGTATGCATCAAGATTTATGCTTAAATATACAGCTAATGATTTATTCTTGCTTATGCGTATTGCTTGTCAATTTCATGATGATGAAGTGCAGAGTCTTGTTTTTGCATCTTGATAATGGGTTAGATACGAGTCTGTTTCAGCAGTCCATCAGGGTTTGAACTTTTTAGTGTTAATTCCTAGATGGCAAACCTGGTGATGCTGCCGCATTGTTTCAAAGAGTTTCAGAAAGTGtaaaagtcaagaaatatacTGAGGCCCTTGACGACCTCAAAGCTGCCATAGACGCAGATCCGGCTCTTTCAGAAGCATATTGGCATCAAGCATCTATTCTTCGTCAGTTGTGCAGGTTTCCTTCTGAAAATATTCTAATCTACTGCATTTTGAATAAAAGCAAATCAGGACCCTACTCTAGTATATTACTGATGTTTCTTACATTAATAGATTTAATTGTCTTCCATTTTTGGGTTTGAAATAAGGATTTGTGAATAGGTGTCCAGTAGGACTTCTGAAAATTTACTTGAACATGAATACATTGTTTCTGGTTGCTTCTTGTTGTTCCATGGTCACTGGCAAATCTAAACAGTACTGCCTGCCCTCTTCCCTCTTAATAACCCCTGCTTACGTGTTTCCAAGGAGCTGAAAaccttttattttggttctATCCATGATGTaactgtatttttttttctcgaaTAAGTTCTCATGAATAAAATTTCTGTCTTCTACATGCTTGTATGGGCCTATGCCTAGATGTTCTTtgtttggttttctttttttgttttgttggatTCAATTCTTATAGTTCTGCcctttgtttcaaaattttttttagtttttcttctcttttagtAGGAATCACGTGTATGTATCTTTCACATAGCTGCTGTGCTTCATCACCGAATCTCTTGCTTGATTTTTACATCAAAATTGTGTATCGCAAAAGAGGTTGATTCTGGCTATTATAGAAGAGATGTTTTAATCATTGTAATATTATATGTTGGACTGGATCTTCCTCCATTGTCCTGGTTCCGTCCTAGGCTCCCTCCCTCCCCCCCttcgccaaaaaaaaaaactacctctctctctctctccctcgttctctctctctctctttccaatatctgatttgaaaattatatgatTCTGGCAGTTTTTGGCTGATGTAGATACGAGGAGTCAGAGAAAAGCTACAATAAATTTCTGGAGCTGAAACCAGGAAATTCAGCAGCAGAGAAGGAGCTATCTCAGTTGTCTCAGGCTCAGAGTGCTCTGAATTCAGCTTCAAATCTCTTTGATTCTGGTgattttacaaaagctttggaATACATCGATAAGGTGGTACTTGTTTTCTCTCCAGCATGCTCAAAGGTAATCGCAGTTATTTCTATGGTCATCTCATGTCTATAGTTTTTATACTCCGTTTTGTGTATAATCTATTGGTTGCTGCAGGCAAAAATGCTTAAAGTGAGGCTACTAATAGCAACCAAAGATTATTCAGGTGCAATATCAGAGGCAGGATACCTCCTTAAAGAGGATGAAGATAATTTAGATGCATTGCTGTTACGTGGGCGTGCCTATTACTACTTAGCTGATCATGATGTTGCTACAAGGTTTGTTGAGAAACATGTTGGATCTGCTTTCTTCCTTCTCTAGGCCTGATAGGTTGGGGAAGGGGAGAGAAGGCTAATTCTGTGCGATACTACTTGGACTTCTGCTTAGCAGGATGTTTGATCTATTTTTTCTCAGGCATTACCAGAAGGGTCTTCGCCTAGACCCTGAGCACGGTGAACTTAAGAAAGCATATTTTGGATTGAAGAATCTACTCAAGAAGACCAAAAGTGTAAGTAAAAATGTTTTCTATACTTCTAGATTTTCCAAAGTATCTAAGAGATTTTCTGATTCTAGCTTGAGCTTGATGAGATTAATGCAGGCAGAGGACAATGCAAGCAAGGGAAAGCTTCGCCTTGCTGTGGAAGAATATAGAGCAGCACTTGCACTGGACCCAAATCACTCTGCGCATAATGTAAACCTTCATCTTGGTTTGTGTAAAGTCTTGGTCAAGCTTGGTAGAGGAAGCGATGCTGTATCAAGTTGTTCTGAAGCGCTTGAAATTGATGGGGAGCTTGTTGAGGCTTTGGTTCaggtttttctttttatctggGCTCACTATTCTCTAAATTCTTAAAGATGGATATGGTTTTAGTGTGAGAATGCTATCTATACTAGAGATGTGTGTATTACTGGAAAGAACTTTTTAGCCAAATTTGATCAGTAGGTTTCTTGTTCCATAAGATTGGTTTATTTTTGCTTTCAGAGGGGTGAAGCTAAACTTTTAACCGAAGAATGGGAGGGAGCTGTGGCAGATCTGAAATTAGCAGCAGAGAAATCGCCTCAGGTTTGTCTTGCActtaaatttcttgaattttgtagTATTAGGATTTTATCCTCTGTGGTCTGTGGGATAGCCAGGACCTTTGGCCGGGGGAGAAATGTCATATGTGTATTCTGCAGTTGGTTAGAGATGTTGTAATAACAAATTTGGCATGTTCTCCAATGCTACAGAATTGGAAATATACGTTGTGGTTCAATATAAACTTCGTAtgcaaattaattatttgaCTATATTATGCGTCATGTTTCAAAATCTGTGTCATCTCTCAATGAAATATCTTTTGAAATGTTCAGCAAGtccaacattttttttaaaatatggtGCATAACCCTTTTCCAGCTTCTATGGGGGGCAATTGTGGAGAGCAATGTGGTTATTCTCAAATATTAGGGGTACAAACACAGTGCAATTTGCAAGAATGCAAGAATAATATCTTTCTTTAGGTGATCTTGTTATTTTCAGAAAATCGAATTTAGCTCTGCCAGTTTGTATGGTGGTCTACTTTCTTCCATGTTTCTAACACAATCGGTTGTATTTTGGTGTTTCACCAATTCATCGTGGGGTTTGAATGTTTGGTTGAGCTAATACTGGAATGGTTTAATTCATCCTTGTTCTAGTTTACACATAGAAATAAAGACCATAGAGACTGACCTTGGCCTCATAAAGTATTGTAGGCTTCTGGGAATAGGCCTTTCATTTGCTGTTTGGTACTTAGCATTTTTAATGAGAAAATCTTTGAAACTACAAATTGGATGTGATTGGTACATGAAATGATAAGCTTGTATGCTATTTTCTTGAGTTGGCTGAATTGTTCACAATCTAGATATCTGTAAGCTTTAGTgctataatttaaaattttgatttaattgcTTAGGATATGAGTATTCGTGAAGTGCTGATGAAGGCAGAAAGATCTTTAAAGTTGAGCCAGCGGAAGGACTGGTACAAGATTTTGGGAGTTTCAAAAACTGCACCTGTCTCAGAAATAAAAAAGGCTTACAAGAAACTTGCATTGCAATGGCATCCCGATAAGAATGTTGACAATAGAGAAGAGGCAGAGGCCAAATTCAGAGAAATAGCAGCTGCATACGAGGTCTGTTTCAGAGCATGTCCTTTTATGTCTATCATTTTTTATGTGCTCTTGTGCAGTTAATTTCCGTGTTCAAATACTTAAAGCTGCAATgcattaatatttatttttttttaaaaatttcaagtcCCAGATTCACTGACATCGTACTTGGGAATGTTTTCTTGATTACAGTAGTGCAAATAAAAATGCTGTGGAGTTTTGTATTCTTATGGTCTCAATCAAAAATTCCATTTCTGAACAGCTATATGTTTCTCATTTTTGGAATTTTCTTCCTGATTTTGATTATAACTATAATCAGTTAAAATGAAGATCAACTACAGATTAGTTAACTTCCATAATGGATAAAAAAAAGGTTTGAGAGAAATCAGTGTGCTAGTTCTAAATGGAAAAGGATATTTTACGGCAACAGAAGGTTCTGTTCCATAACTCTCAGAAGACAATTTTCCTCTCTTCTCTAATTGGAAATGTAAAGGATATTTATCGGTATTCTTGTAGCCAGATAATAGTTCTACGAGGAGTTGTTTTGATTGTAAGTTGGAACGAATAAGTCGGGACCCCTTGGTGTAAGAAACATGCTAGGAGTTGCAACAGATTTTTATCCGCAAGATGCAAGTTGTTTCTCCAAGAAAAGGCATCAAGTTTTGGAAAGTCCTGTCTCTCTTTGTTAATAATCATTTTtctgatgatttttcttttcctgtgCTTTTGAAAAGTTGGCCATCTTCCTACTGAGCTGAAATCTCTGGATGCTTTCTATGTTGAAAAGGAGACATGGCTGTGCAAGTCTTGCTTACATTGTTCTTTTTATTCTTGTCATTTCAGGTTTTGGGAGATGAGGAAAAGCGTACCAGATATGATAGCGGTGAAGACATAGATGATATGGGTTCTGGAATGGGTGGTGGAGGATTTAATCCGTATGGTGGTGGGGGGCAACAATTTACCTTTCACTTTGAAGGAGGGTTTCCGGGTGGTGGCTTTCCTGGTGGATTTGGTGGTTTCCACTTTTAGCTGTGGTGACGTTTTTATTATTTGCTTTGTGCATCTGGAGAGAAGTACAGTAGGCAGATAATATTCTTTGTAAGAAATTTGAACTGACCGAATGGAAGGTCTATAGGGGATTGAATCAATTTGTTGGCACAATTTTGCTTGGGGGATATTTAGTAATCCAGTAACAACTGGTCAAGGAAATAGATGAGCCCTTGTATGAGCTGATACCAGGTCCTTTTTAACTGATAATCTGAGGATCGGTTGGCTTGATTGGATCCCGTTTTGTTCCTCAAATGTCCACTAACAGAATCCTCGTGCAACAAAAGCGTACAGGAAAGAATTTCCTTATCATTGTTTTTCTTGAATCATTTCTGAAATGCTAACCATTATGTTTACACGTTTATTGCTTAAAAGGAATTTTGCTTAACTGCTTACAGATATATGTCTGCTTGTTTGGATCAGCATACGATAATTTCTTCTTTGAAATAGCTATGTTTGCATGATGTGCAATTGGCTGGTAGGTCATATCTGCAGTAACTAATGCATGACTTGTGTTTGCTTCTAAACCTGCATGCGACAGCTCTATTGGAATAAGGTCTCCACTTGGGTAAGCTTCTGTAGCTGCTATACTTCTTGGCTACGGATATCCGGTGTTCTATCTTGCTTTTAAGCTAAAGCGGACCATGCTGTAAGCGCGGTTCGTTTTCCACATTTCAGAATATCGTTCTTGTCGGAAGTGTGTTGCTTTATAATCGTTTCAAATCAATTAGGTTTACGTCTATATGATCCCTGCTTTCCTTGTTGGGCTTGGAATGAAGCTTATACAGGGAACACGAATGATCTGTGGACACACCTTATCAATATAACAAAGCCTTCAAAACAGCAAATTCATATACATATTGCAAAAGAATAAATTGGCAATAGGAAATgaaaagacaagaaaaacaaccaaagtAACAACACGCTGGCACACAGGCTTCCATCAACATCAGGTCCTCGTCCGCTCATCCGATCAACCAAGATGCTGCCAGAAGTGCAAATGCGTAGGAAGCTTGAAGCAAGCCTTCATGGATTAGACTAATTGCACCTGAAGATTCCACGGGCTTTGCAGTGGATTGAGCCTTCTTGGGTTTTGAAGGTGCTGGAGCTGGTGCTGCAGGAGGCGGAGATGGAGGTGGAGCAACGAAGAACCTTTGTGGAAGAAGTACTCGATCCACCTGATACACAGCAAGCTGGTTATCAGTGTACACTGTGCCAACAACTGATGCACTGGCAAAACCTGTGGTTAGGTTCACTGCAGCTGCTGATGTGGTCACATTGAGCGGAAACTCGCCGTAATTAGTTCCACCAGCTTGTGTGCTCAATGGATTGCTCGCGGTTTGGAATTGTTGGACGGACATAAAAGAAGGAAGGATATGGGACTGTATCAATTCGGCTTGCTGCTGGTTAGAGTAAGAGTTCAGGCTGCCTGCTTTGAGTTTTGCAAATGCAGAATCATCTGGGGCAAAGATGGTAAGGCCTTGCTCGGACTTGTTGAGCTGCATGTTGATTCGATCTGCAGATTGGGTGCTTTTCAGAAGGCGAATAAATGCAGAAAACCCACCGGCTTTTTCGAGGATTGCAGTGATATTGGTCGGGCCTGTGGGTGCAGGAGCCGCTGCTGGGGGTATTGGAATCGGTGCTGGGGGTGCTGGAACCGGTACTGGCGGTGCAGGAGCCGGTGCTGGGGACTGAGCAAGAATGGAGGTGAAATGGATGCAAAACAGCAACAGAGAAGCAAATGTTGGCATTGCCTGCATCATCTCCATGGATGGGATAGGCGGGGGTTCCACTTACTTTTGAAGTagtaactaataaaataatGAATGGCCTCGTGAAAGTCtggggaagaagaaagaagctAATCAAAGCTGATCGAGTGTGTTGGACGTGGGATGCGTTTTTTGGTTCGCTATATATAGGGAGTTTAATTGATGGAATTTTCTTTCTTGCAAAATTTAAAACCCGAAAGTGAAATGGGGAAAAAGTTGAGTGGGGTATCGAAATCAGGGATTTAGCCTTTAGGTGGAAGGGTGCGATTTAAGGTGGCAGGAGATTTTGATGATGTTGAGGCAGCTGCGGCTTTGCTTGGCATGGGAGGAAAACCAGCTATTGGATTATCATGCCATTTTTCCATCGCCATCAATCATCATTTAGGCTAATCATAGACATATATACATACGACAGCTTCTTCATctgttttccaacgaaaatgatttttctccaaaaaaaaaaaaaatatatatatatatataattggtAAGAGAATACTTTTTCCTCTTGAAATCTGCGAAGTGGAAGTAATAAAAAGTTAATTTGCTTTTGGAAAGTCTGAGAAATTTgtcaggatatatatatatatatatatacacacacacagagaTTTATCCAGATGGAAAGCAAGAGAAATGTCAAAATCTTCTAGTTAGGCCGCCGTAATCCGTCTGATTAATGCATGTATAGCAGGAAATGCAAAGGTACATCCATTATTATCGACGTGGACGTGCGGAACAAACTTTTGTTCCGCAAACGGGCCGTTAAATCAATTGCTCCATTAATGCGTAACGATTG
The Coffea arabica cultivar ET-39 chromosome 6c, Coffea Arabica ET-39 HiFi, whole genome shotgun sequence genome window above contains:
- the LOC140008274 gene encoding fasciclin-like arabinogalactan protein 11, with product MEMMQAMPTFASLLLFCIHFTSILAQSPAPAPAPPVPVPAPPAPIPIPPAAAPAPTGPTNITAILEKAGGFSAFIRLLKSTQSADRINMQLNKSEQGLTIFAPDDSAFAKLKAGSLNSYSNQQQAELIQSHILPSFMSVQQFQTASNPLSTQAGGTNYGEFPLNVTTSAAAVNLTTGFASASVVGTVYTDNQLAVYQVDRVLLPQRFFVAPPPSPPPAAPAPAPSKPKKAQSTAKPVESSGAISLIHEGLLQASYAFALLAASWLIG
- the LOC113696233 gene encoding dnaJ protein P58IPK homolog — translated: MRRQWSAAAVDLIACGGFAFTIFLLNFVLVCQLLLLHPLVSALDGKPGDAAALFQRVSESVKVKKYTEALDDLKAAIDADPALSEAYWHQASILRQLCRYEESEKSYNKFLELKPGNSAAEKELSQLSQAQSALNSASNLFDSGDFTKALEYIDKVVLVFSPACSKAKMLKVRLLIATKDYSGAISEAGYLLKEDEDNLDALLLRGRAYYYLADHDVATRHYQKGLRLDPEHGELKKAYFGLKNLLKKTKSAEDNASKGKLRLAVEEYRAALALDPNHSAHNVNLHLGLCKVLVKLGRGSDAVSSCSEALEIDGELVEALVQRGEAKLLTEEWEGAVADLKLAAEKSPQDMSIREVLMKAERSLKLSQRKDWYKILGVSKTAPVSEIKKAYKKLALQWHPDKNVDNREEAEAKFREIAAAYEVLGDEEKRTRYDSGEDIDDMGSGMGGGGFNPYGGGGQQFTFHFEGGFPGGGFPGGFGGFHF